A window of the Salmo trutta chromosome 25, fSalTru1.1, whole genome shotgun sequence genome harbors these coding sequences:
- the zgc:123321 gene encoding protein YIPF7 has product MGDFQQFEQDFYQSGYYIDDQGQVAYDYGDGYDHNPEYEDDGIDVSMPGVFTPSTGQAFQPSKPAGTYQYTAGTDGSFEEEPPLLEELGINFEHIWQKTLTVLNPMMPADGSIMNETDLTGPILFCIALGATLLMAGKSHFGYVYGISAIGCMVMYTLLTLLSSLTVSYGCVASVLGYCLLPMVALSAFAVIFSLQGIIGTILALLVIGWCSFSASKIFISTLAMEGQQLLVAYPCALLYGVFALLTVF; this is encoded by the exons ATGGGGGACTTTCAGCAATTTGAACAGGACTTCTACCAGTCAGGGTATTACATCGATGACCAGGGACAGGTGGCCTACGACTATGGCGATGGCTATGACCATAACCCAGAGTATGAGGATGA tGGCATAGATGTGTCCATGCCTGGTGTGTTCACCCCCTCTACGGGCCAGGCCTTCCAGCCTTCAAAGCCTGCTGGGACATatcaatacacagctggaacaGACGGATCATTTGAAGAGGAGCCTCCGTTGCTGGAGG AGCTTGGCATTAATTTTGAACACATATGGCAGAAGACGTTGACAGTGCTGAACCCTATGATGCCAGCAGATGGCAGCATCATGAATGAGACTGACCTGACGGGCCCTATTCTGTTCTGTATCGCTCTGGGTGCCACTTTACTTATG GCAGGCAAATCCCACTTTGGCTATGTCTATGGGATCAGTGCCATCGGCTGCATGGTGATGTACACCCTGTTGACCCTGCTGAGTTCCCTGACTGTGTCCTATGGCTGTGTAGCCAGCGTTCTGGGCTACTGCCTCCTACCCATGGTGGCACTATCTGCATTCGCAGTCATCTTTTCCCTACA AGGGATCATTGGAACTATCCTGGCCTTGCTGGTGATTGGCTGGTGCAGTTTCTCAGCTTCCAAGATCTTCATCTCCACCCTGGCTATGGAGGGCCAGCAGCTGTTGGTAGCGTACCCCTGTGCCCTGCTTTATGGAGTCTTTGCCTTGCTAACAGTGTTCTAA
- the lamtor3 gene encoding ragulator complex protein LAMTOR3, producing MADDLKRYLYKQLPSVEGLHAIVVTDRDGVPVIKVANDNAPEYALRPGFLSTFALATDQGSKLGLSKNKSIICYYNTYQIVQFNRLPLVISFIASSTANTGLIINLEKELVPLIEELRQVVEVA from the exons ATGGCTGAT GACTTGAAGAGATACTTGTACAAACAGCTACCAAG TGTTGAGGGTCTTCATGCAATTGTAGTGACAGACAGGGATGGTGTCCCAGTTATCAAAG TGGCAAATGATAACGCACCAGAATATGCTCTACGGCCAGGCTTCCTCTCCACCTTTGCATTGGCCACCGACCAGGGCAGTAAGCTAGGGCTCTCCAAAAACAAGAGCATCATCTGCTACTATAACACATACCAG ATTGTGCAGTTTAACCGGCTGCCGTTGGTGATCAGTTTCATCGCAAGCAGTACTGCCAACACAG GTTTGATCATCAATCTGGAGAAGGAGCTCGTACCACTAATCGAAGAGCTACGGCAGGTAGTGGAGGTTGCTTAG